In Brassica napus cultivar Da-Ae chromosome C2, Da-Ae, whole genome shotgun sequence, the sequence ATTTAAGTTTTGTGAAAATGGGTCTTTGTGTAACTTACTTTTGGGCCAATGGATTTGGTTAAGTAAATGAAGTTGCTGGTCCAAACCGTATCAGCGAAACATAATAAATTGGAGATGCCACGTGTTAGCGATTGCCCCTCCGTCCATGCTGACGTGGCGCAAAGAGAAGGGAGCAAAGCCTACTTTATTGGTTTAGATATAGATATGCAAATATTtccaataatttcattttacatGCATGGTATGCACACTAAGATAACTGTTTTAGTGAACCCAATATAAAGTTTCCAGAATTCATTACcgtaattatacatataaatttactaaaatttcaaattGATTCATCTTATGAAGAGAAATATTACCCTCATTCCAGTAATAAATGTACTCTTACTCATGCAAGCATGAGGAATGTATTCATAACTGATTCCATAAAGTAACGGAGGAATATATCACCTACAATCTTCGTATATTTAATACAAGAGAAAATTGGATAAAAGGGACATATTGAACTTAGGTTTGTCCATTTAGAACTTTCTCATGATTATTTGGGAAAATAGGATTTAGATTAATATTAATACCATATTACCCTTAGATTAAaccaattaaatttaattaaaatatataatatatactaattaaattttagaaaaaaagtaaaaaacaaggAAGCGTAGAAACACGTTTACcctaattttcattttcaattaTCTATCTTCCCGCAGCCGAAGCTTTCAAAGTCCTTCAATGGCGTCTCTCCACTATCATGATCACATCCATCACTGTTTCATCATCTGCTTCGTATTCAGTATAACTAGGGTTTTAAAAGTTTCAGAGATCTATATATTGCCATGAACACCGCCAAGATGAAGGAACCTTCAATCTTACTCTTCAGTTTTTTCCAATTTATTCATCTGTTTCGTATCGCTTTAAAAAAGTATCTTTCACTTTAGGGTTACAATCAAACAAGTAAAAGGTTCATAAAGTTCTCGAAGGAGATTGGGGAATCTGGGGAATTGAACTTCATAAAGACCAATATGTTTTCGACTTGTTACAGACTCAAAGTTCTAGTTTATTTTCCGCACAAGCTATTGGATTTGTTTTCACATTGATACtttttttaagatatatatttgaAGAAGACCTTCAAAAATAAGGTTAAAAGATCATGGCATATTCTGTTCAAAAAGAAGTTTACAGCAGCGACAAGACTTTGAGCAATGTTGTGTTGCAGAACCTCAAGTTTCCTGACAGCCCGCTTGGCAGTCTTCAGGCAAAGGACTTCATAAGAGAGCTTTTGGTTAAAAGGAGACAGAGAACAGGCTCCAGTCAGAGAAAGGTTCTACAGAGATTAAACGATAACAATTCTTTGAAAGGTTGAATTGGGCTCTAATCCGGTGCGCAATACCGACTAAGCTGCTGGATTTCAATGAGTTTGACGGTGAACCAGAGGCTCAGGTTCATCTGGAGGCAACTATAATAGGTATCTTGAATGCAAAACCATAGGCAGTCATCTTGAATTCAAATTGTTCTAAGTTAAAGGTCTTACAAGACGAGAAAACATTCTTGTTAAAATTATTCAGGAGTTAACATTGTTGTAAGATTCCGTTGCTGAAGGTATCGAAGGTCGCCATTACGGACTGACCGTTTTACTTGTGGCAAAAAAACGAGGCGATTTTGGAGGCGACGTTGAGCTAGATTTTCTCGATGGATTCGGCCATTCCGCCGAGCTCATCGGAACCGCCGGGGAGTGATCGGGAGGTGTTGAAAGATGTGGAGGGCTTGGGAGTTACAGAGAAGCCATTGGATCTAGGTTTGAAGAAAGGAGACTCGAGTTGGGTTTTGATAGCGAAGGAGAAAAGGGTTTTGAGGAAATATGACGTAGAGGTTCAATCGAAGGACGGGAAGTGTAAGGTTGCGATTCCAGATGATATCTTCTCTGATTCCACTCCGTTATGGGAGGAATTTGTAGTTGGTAAATTTCTGGATATAGCTCCTCACATAGCGAAAGTTCATATGGTGGTAAACAAGATTTGGAGTTATGGTGACACCGCTTCTAAGGTGGAGGTTTATGATGTTGATGCAAGGACAATGAGGTTCAAGGTTTCGAATtcgaaagcaagggagaaggtTATTAAGCGGGGTATGTGGAACATTGCAGGAGTTCCTATGGTAGTGAAGAAGTGGACTCCAAAGGCAGAGGAAGAGAAACAAGAGGATGAGGCTGTTCCGATGTGGGTTCATCTGAGGAAGATACCACTAAGTACATTTTCATGGGAGGCTTTGAGCTTTATGATGAGTACTGCGGGGCATCCGATCCGTCTTCATCCTGAGACCATCGTATGTTCAAACTTTGAGGAagcaaaaatatttgttaaagtTGATATCACTAAGACGCTGCCAAAAGAGATATAATTTACTTGGGGAGGAAAGGAGTTTACAGCTGCGTTTTACTACCCGTGGTTGCCGTCTAAATGCAACTTATGTGAGAAATGGGGTCATACTGATAAAGTGTGTGGTGGGttaagaaaaggagaaaagaaGGTAGAGGAGAGGGATAAACGTGAAGAAGCTCAAAAAGATATGGATATGGAAGGGACAGGGGGGTTAGTGGAGAAATCTATTACACTAGTTGATGTAGTATCACAACAGGAGGTCAGTGTTGAGAGTGAAGGGAAAACAACTACTGCGGATAGAGTAGTTCCGGGTTCAGTTGAGAAGATAGGGAATGACTGGGCGCTTGTTTCACCTGATAAGGTGGGCAGAGATCAAGCTAAAACTCTGCTGAAAGATCCAGGGGAAATCCAAATATCAGCCTCTAAGTTTTCTGTTCTTTCAGTAGATGATGAGTAGGAAGGGGAGATAACGGAGGCGCAAGAGGAAGATAGTGAGGAGGTGGAGACAGTGAGCATATCTGAAGAAGATAGAATGGAAGATGAGATTTTTAATCAGAAGactaaagaaaaagagaagaccGCTACGCaaaaaggaggaagaagaggtaAGAGGACTAAAGCTCAAGAGGTACAACCTATGAGTAAAAGGTCCTCTCGTCGAAATCTTTAATCATGTCGTGTTTCTTCTGGAATGTTCGAGGTTTTAACAAAGATTTAAAACATTCTGTGGTGACTGAGTGGGTGAATAGGAGGGAGATGAAGTTTGGCTCTATCTTGGAATCTAGAGTGAAGGAAGGGAAAGCTGGTAGGATTTTGAATAAGGTATTCAGAGACTGGTCTTCAATTACGAATTATGAAGATAGTAGTGGTGGAAGAATTTGGTTGATATGGAGAGATGAGATCCGTATGACTCCTGTATATAAGTCGGATCAAATAATTACCTGTTCAGTGGAGCTGAAGGGTGAAGCTGAGTTCTACTGTTCCTGTATATATGCTAGTAACCAAGTTGATGAAAGGAAGACGTTGTGGGAGGATTTGGCATATCACCATAAGTCTcctattttcaaaaacaaagcTTGGATAATAATGggagattttaataaaattattgaaggAGGAGAGAGTTCAAGGTTTGATAACATGAGTCGGATTTCTGCTGGTATGAGAGACTTTCAGAGGCTGATTCTACAATGTCAGCTCACTGACATGGCGTATCAAGGTCCTAAATATACATGGTGTAATAAAAGAGAAGATGGGATTATCTGTAAGAAGTTGGATAGAGTATTGCTAAATGAGGAGGCTCTGCAGAGATTTAGAAATGCATATTCTATATTCGAACCTGGTGGATGCTCTGACCACATGCGGTGTATTGTTCAGTTGTTTCCTCCAGGAGAAAAGATCAAGAGGCCGTTCAAGTACATCAATGTAATTGGAAGTATACCTGATTTCTTACCAATGGTTCAGAGGTATTGGGATTCAACGGAGAGATTATATCACTCTACATCAGCAATGTTCAGATTTTCCAAGAAGCTAAAATTTCTGAAACCGTTGATACGCGAGATGGGGAGAGATAAATTGGGTAATCTGTCGAAACAGGCGAAGGAGGCTTTTGATCTGTTATGTGATAAGCAGAAGGAAACGTTAGCACATCCAACCGATATTGCAGTCCAAGAGGAGGCAGATGCTTATGGAGCATATTGCCAGTCTGGAGGaggattttttaaaacaaaaagctAAGCTACATTGGCTTGATGTTGGAGATAAAAACAATAAGACTTTCCATAGGGCAATCAAATCCCGTCATGCTCAGAATATGATAAGAGAAATTCGAAGGGGGAATGGAAGTGTGGTATCTACTCATTCTGAGATAAAGATTGAAGCAGAACGGTTCTTTGAGGAATTTTTGAATCACAAGCCGGTCAACTATAAGGGGGCATCTGAGGGGGAACTGGAGGATCTGTTGCAATTTCGATGTTCTTCTGAAGAATGTGATCAGTTGGAAGCAGAAGTTTCTGAAGAAGAAATCCGAAAAGTTCTTTTTGCAATGCCAAACAATAAATCTCCTGGACCAGACGGGTATCCTTGTGAGTTCTTTAAAACTACGTGGCCGGTTCTATCTCGAGACTTTACCATTTCAGTACAATCAGTctttagatttgggtttctACCAAAAGGTATAAACTCAACTATACTTGCTTTTAATCCCTAAGAAGTTAGACTCGATGGAAAT encodes:
- the LOC106442368 gene encoding uncharacterized protein LOC106442368, with product MDSAIPPSSSEPPGSDREVLKDVEGLGVTEKPLDLGLKKGDSSWVLIAKEKRVLRKYDVEVQSKDGKCKVAIPDDIFSDSTPLWEEFVVGKFLDIAPHIAKVHMVVNKIWSYGDTASKVEVYDVDARTMRFKVSNSKAREKVIKRGMWNIAGVPMVVKKWTPKAEEEKQEDEAVPMWVHLRKIPLSTFSWEALSFMMSTAGHPIRLHPETIEFTAAFYYPWLPSKCNLCEKWGHTDKVCGGLRKGEKKVEERDKREEAQKDMDMEGTGGLVEKSITLVDVVSQQEVSVESEGKTTTADRVVPGSVEKIGNDWALVSPDKEGEITEAQEEDSEEVETVSISEEDRMEDEIFNQKTKEKEKTATQKGGRRGFNKDLKHSVVTEWVNRREMKFGSILESRVKEGKAGRILNKVFRDWSSITNYEDSSGGRIWLIWRDEIRMTPVYKSDQIITCSVELKGEAEFYCSCIYASNQVDERKTLWEDLAYHHKSPIFKNKAWIIMGDFNKIIEGGESSRFDNMSRISAGMRDFQRLILQCQLTDMAYQGPKYTWCNKREDGIICKKLDRVLLNEEALQRFRNAYSIFEPGGCSDHMRCIVQLFPPGEKIKRPFKYINVIGSIPDFLPMVQRYWDSTERLYHSTSAMFRFSKKLKFLKPLIREMGRDKLGNLSKQAKEAFDLLCDKQKETLAHPTDIAVQEEADAYGAYCQSGGGFFKTKS